The following proteins come from a genomic window of Pyxidicoccus sp. MSG2:
- a CDS encoding OmpA family protein, whose product MRGILSGSVIRLATLGLLLFTVAARAEHDPFSRGFDAVPVKPTAAQHSGIALEGAASGEPVGSFRGALLFDFNWRILALKLGDEKLGDLLPYRLDAHLLFAYQLHERLELAVDLPFTLLQGDNFNLLSDALDAPDFPGAAGVSSTTLGDIRLLPRVHLLDREKFPVGLALVAEVRLPTGSASSFTGERGVLWAPRLAAEQRFTFLPIPFRVLGNLGVRLRPHAQYLNLLVDDELTMGAGAIAELPNLGRFTDVEGVAEMHLGTPLVRPFNFDQADSLKSPWEVLVGARAKVWGNWGLELNVGRGINLSSGYGREALRVMFAIRYDETFLDSDGDGVPDIRDRCPTEPEDKDGFQDNDGCMDPDNDGDGIVDGEDGCVMEKGPKERKGCPEKDTDGDGITDEFDKCPDKPGPKDYDGCPDTDGDEVPDNEDDCPDQFGPPENNGCPFDSPPYVFVESDRIRIKGNVLFETGSAVIQKRSYPLLDEVATVLRKNPTLGPVRIEGHTDNRGSRPLNMGLSDKRARSVLEYLVSKGIDRKRLSSEGFGFDRPIATNDTALGRAKNRRVDFRLIRSEVETAPKETVVPAGQQPPPGKTPAPGTTPAPEKDKK is encoded by the coding sequence ATGCGAGGCATCCTGAGCGGCTCAGTCATCCGACTCGCGACCCTGGGCCTGCTGCTATTCACTGTGGCGGCCCGCGCGGAGCACGACCCCTTCTCCCGAGGCTTCGACGCGGTTCCGGTCAAGCCCACCGCCGCGCAGCACAGCGGCATCGCGCTGGAGGGCGCCGCTTCGGGCGAGCCCGTTGGCAGCTTCCGCGGGGCGCTCCTCTTCGACTTCAACTGGCGCATCCTCGCGCTGAAGCTGGGCGACGAGAAGCTGGGGGATTTGCTCCCCTACCGGCTCGACGCGCACCTGCTCTTCGCCTACCAACTGCACGAGCGGCTGGAGCTGGCGGTGGACCTGCCCTTCACGCTCCTGCAGGGGGACAACTTCAACCTGCTGAGCGACGCGCTCGACGCGCCGGACTTCCCGGGCGCCGCGGGCGTCAGCAGCACCACGCTGGGCGACATCCGCCTGTTGCCGCGCGTGCACCTGCTGGACCGCGAGAAGTTCCCCGTGGGCCTGGCCCTCGTGGCCGAGGTGCGGCTGCCCACCGGCAGCGCGTCCAGCTTCACCGGCGAGCGCGGCGTGCTCTGGGCCCCGCGACTGGCGGCGGAGCAGCGCTTCACCTTCCTCCCCATTCCCTTCCGCGTGCTGGGCAACCTGGGCGTGCGTCTGCGGCCCCATGCGCAGTACCTCAACCTGCTCGTGGACGACGAGCTGACGATGGGCGCGGGTGCCATCGCGGAGCTGCCCAACCTGGGCCGCTTCACGGACGTGGAGGGTGTGGCGGAGATGCACCTGGGCACGCCGCTGGTGCGCCCCTTCAACTTCGACCAGGCGGACTCGCTGAAGTCGCCGTGGGAGGTGCTGGTCGGCGCCCGCGCGAAGGTGTGGGGCAACTGGGGTCTGGAGCTGAACGTGGGCCGCGGCATCAACCTCTCCAGCGGCTACGGGCGCGAGGCCCTGCGCGTCATGTTCGCGATTCGCTACGACGAGACGTTCCTCGACTCGGACGGCGACGGCGTGCCCGACATCCGAGACCGCTGCCCGACCGAGCCCGAGGACAAGGACGGGTTCCAGGACAACGACGGCTGCATGGACCCGGACAACGACGGCGACGGCATCGTCGACGGCGAAGACGGCTGTGTCATGGAGAAGGGCCCCAAGGAGCGCAAGGGCTGCCCGGAGAAGGACACCGACGGCGACGGCATCACCGACGAGTTCGACAAGTGCCCGGACAAGCCCGGCCCCAAGGACTACGACGGCTGCCCGGACACCGACGGTGACGAGGTGCCCGACAACGAGGACGACTGCCCCGACCAGTTCGGCCCGCCGGAGAACAACGGCTGCCCGTTCGACTCGCCGCCCTACGTGTTCGTGGAGTCGGACCGCATCCGCATCAAGGGCAACGTCCTCTTCGAGACGGGCTCCGCCGTCATCCAGAAGCGCTCGTACCCGCTGCTGGACGAGGTGGCCACGGTGCTGCGGAAGAACCCCACGCTGGGCCCGGTGCGCATCGAAGGCCACACCGACAACCGCGGCTCGCGCCCGCTCAACATGGGCCTGTCCGACAAGCGCGCGCGCTCCGTGCTGGAGTACCTCGTGAGCAAGGGCATCGACCGCAAGCGCCTCAGCTCCGAGGGCTTCGGCTTCGACCGGCCCATCGCCACCAACGACACCGCGCTGGGCCGCGCGAAGAATCGCCGCGTCGACTTCCGCCTCATCCGCTCCGAGGTGGAGACCGCGCCGAAGGAGACCGTCGTCCCCGCCGGGCAGCAGCCGCCCCCGGGGAAGACTCCCGCCCCCGGGACGACTCCGGCGCCGGAGAAGGACAAGAAGTAA
- a CDS encoding M16 family metallopeptidase, translating to MRRLLPLLLLLLGTALPAAAQSGPTASFPYTLNTEKLPNGLTVVRVPYPSQGIIAYVTVVRVGSRNEVEPGKTGFAHFFEHMMFKGTKTHPEGSREKVMGTFGYDDNAFTMDDITVYYSYGPTAGLPQLIELEADRFRNLEYAEPAFQTEALAVLGEYHKNAAAPYLKMEEELNAAAFQRHTYRHTTLGFYDDIKAMPQAYQYSRDFFQRWYTPDNTLLFIVGDFDDAKVMQQVREHYGPWNRKVANVQVPAEPPQGGPRSAHIDWPQPTQPRQILAWRTPAASATTMDAALQTVLVDYLTGPTSPAYKSLVLDKQLVEDIGSDYNEHRDPHLFTLTATLKDERQREQVRLALLKEVSNLAAGRVDAARVKAIQDHARYGLLMSLQTPRDVGIRLALYAGVLGMPDGLQRHLQNLARVTPAQLQDFTKKYLTANRLIELSLTPKAAGGTK from the coding sequence ATGAGACGACTGCTCCCCCTCCTGCTGCTCCTGCTGGGCACTGCCCTGCCGGCCGCCGCCCAGTCCGGGCCGACCGCCTCCTTCCCCTACACCCTCAACACGGAGAAGCTGCCCAACGGCCTCACCGTGGTGCGCGTGCCCTACCCGTCCCAGGGCATCATCGCCTACGTCACCGTGGTGCGCGTGGGCTCGCGCAACGAGGTGGAGCCCGGCAAGACGGGCTTCGCCCACTTCTTCGAGCACATGATGTTCAAGGGCACCAAGACGCACCCCGAGGGCTCGCGCGAGAAGGTCATGGGCACCTTCGGCTACGACGACAACGCCTTCACCATGGACGACATCACCGTCTACTACTCGTACGGCCCCACGGCCGGCCTGCCGCAGCTCATCGAGCTGGAGGCGGACCGCTTCCGCAACCTCGAGTACGCCGAGCCCGCCTTCCAGACGGAGGCGCTCGCGGTGCTCGGCGAGTACCACAAGAACGCCGCCGCGCCGTACCTCAAGATGGAGGAGGAGCTCAACGCCGCCGCCTTCCAACGCCACACCTACCGGCACACCACCCTGGGCTTCTACGACGACATCAAGGCCATGCCCCAGGCCTACCAGTACAGCCGTGACTTCTTCCAGCGCTGGTACACCCCCGACAACACCCTGCTCTTCATCGTCGGTGACTTCGACGACGCGAAGGTGATGCAGCAGGTCCGCGAGCACTACGGCCCGTGGAACCGCAAGGTCGCCAACGTGCAGGTCCCCGCCGAGCCTCCGCAGGGCGGCCCGCGCTCCGCGCACATCGACTGGCCACAGCCCACGCAGCCCCGCCAGATTCTGGCCTGGCGCACCCCGGCCGCGTCCGCCACCACCATGGACGCCGCGCTGCAGACGGTGCTCGTGGACTACCTCACCGGCCCCACCAGCCCCGCGTACAAGTCGCTGGTGCTGGACAAGCAGCTCGTGGAGGACATCGGCAGTGACTACAACGAGCACAGAGACCCGCACCTCTTCACGCTCACCGCCACGCTCAAGGACGAGCGCCAGCGCGAGCAGGTGCGGCTGGCCCTCCTCAAGGAGGTGAGCAACCTCGCCGCCGGCCGCGTGGACGCCGCGCGCGTGAAGGCCATCCAGGACCATGCGCGCTACGGCCTGCTGATGTCGCTGCAGACGCCGCGCGACGTGGGCATCCGCCTGGCGCTGTACGCCGGCGTCCTCGGCATGCCCGACGGGCTCCAGCGCCACCTGCAGAACCTGGCCAGGGTGACGCCCGCGCAGCTCCAGGACTTCACCAAGAAGTACCTCACCGCCAACAGACTCATCGAGCTCAGCCTCACCCCCAAGGCGGCCGGAGGGACGAAGTGA
- a CDS encoding M16 family metallopeptidase, with protein sequence MKTRALVSLAALLGLASCATTQTPPVDTNAPPPAVPSSAALEQAKPAEPQPPARPEAVPAVPLRQPKPMELVVLARPDTPIVAFRLVFHAGSVDDPKGKEGLTDLTSTLMAQGGTQKLTSAQLLDALYPMAAQLGAYTDKEFTTFSGRVHKDFLPRFLDILTDVVLNPRLDAAELERLRANAISDVENGLRSANDEALGKVALDALLYQGHPYAHYVGGTVQGLKAITLDDVKAHARRVFTQDRLVIGLAGSVDDALKQALTSRLSALPAQGAPLVQLPPVPTTSGRTVIVQKSTLSTAVSMGYVTPVRRGDPDFFPLALAFSHLGEHRQFLGVLFNELREKRGLNYGNYAYAENFIEDPGSTYNRTNIARTQQLHSIWIRPVVPANAVFATRGAVYFLDQMVKEGIPQERLELMKGYLQGYTRLWEQTDQRRLGYAIDSLYYGTPNFLEQYRQALTKMTPQTVQEALRRHVHPDALNFAFVTQDADGLAQALRSGQPSPITYASPKEDALLKQDEALSTFKLPLRPDTIEVVPAQSVMEK encoded by the coding sequence ATGAAGACCCGTGCTCTCGTTTCGCTCGCCGCCCTGCTGGGACTCGCCAGCTGCGCCACCACCCAGACGCCTCCCGTGGACACGAATGCGCCGCCCCCCGCGGTGCCGTCCTCCGCCGCGCTGGAGCAGGCAAAGCCCGCCGAGCCGCAGCCGCCCGCGCGCCCGGAGGCCGTGCCCGCCGTGCCGCTGCGGCAGCCCAAGCCCATGGAGCTGGTGGTGCTGGCCCGCCCGGACACGCCCATCGTCGCCTTCCGACTCGTCTTCCACGCGGGCTCGGTGGATGACCCGAAGGGCAAGGAGGGACTCACCGACCTCACCTCCACGTTGATGGCGCAGGGTGGCACGCAGAAGCTCACGTCAGCGCAGCTGCTGGACGCGCTCTACCCCATGGCCGCGCAGCTGGGCGCGTACACGGACAAGGAGTTCACCACCTTCTCCGGCCGCGTCCACAAGGACTTCCTGCCGCGCTTCCTGGACATCCTCACCGACGTCGTCCTCAACCCGCGCCTGGACGCCGCCGAGCTGGAGCGCCTGCGCGCCAACGCCATCAGCGACGTGGAGAACGGCCTGCGCAGCGCCAATGACGAGGCGCTCGGCAAGGTGGCGCTCGACGCGCTCCTCTACCAGGGCCACCCGTACGCGCACTACGTGGGCGGCACCGTGCAGGGGCTGAAGGCGATTACGCTGGACGACGTGAAGGCCCACGCCAGGCGCGTCTTCACGCAGGACCGGCTCGTCATCGGACTGGCCGGCTCGGTGGACGACGCGCTGAAGCAGGCCCTCACCTCGCGCCTGTCCGCGCTGCCCGCCCAGGGCGCCCCGCTCGTGCAACTGCCGCCCGTGCCCACGACGAGCGGCCGCACCGTCATCGTCCAGAAGTCCACCCTCTCCACCGCCGTCAGCATGGGCTACGTCACGCCCGTGCGCCGCGGGGACCCGGACTTCTTCCCGCTCGCGCTGGCCTTCTCCCACCTGGGTGAGCACCGGCAGTTCCTCGGCGTGCTCTTCAACGAGCTGCGCGAGAAGCGCGGCCTCAACTACGGCAACTACGCCTACGCCGAGAACTTCATCGAGGACCCCGGCTCCACGTACAACCGGACCAACATCGCCCGAACCCAGCAGCTCCACTCCATCTGGATTCGGCCGGTAGTGCCCGCCAACGCCGTGTTCGCCACTCGCGGCGCCGTGTACTTCCTGGACCAGATGGTGAAGGAGGGCATCCCCCAGGAGCGCCTCGAGCTGATGAAGGGCTACCTCCAGGGCTACACCCGCCTCTGGGAGCAGACGGACCAGCGGCGCCTGGGCTACGCCATCGACTCGCTCTACTACGGCACGCCGAACTTCCTGGAGCAGTACCGGCAGGCGCTCACGAAGATGACGCCGCAGACGGTGCAGGAGGCGCTGCGCCGCCACGTCCACCCGGACGCGCTCAACTTCGCCTTCGTCACCCAGGACGCGGACGGGCTCGCGCAGGCGCTGCGCTCCGGCCAGCCCTCGCCCATCACCTACGCCTCGCCCAAGGAGGACGCGCTGCTGAAGCAGGACGAGGCCCTCTCCACCTTCAAGCTGCCCCTGCGCCCGGACACGATTGAAGTCGTCCCCGCGCAGTCGGTGATGGAGAAATAA
- a CDS encoding TlpA family protein disulfide reductase translates to MTQEGIGAPPPPRKGLGTKVALGLLAALGLAGVVYLGVMEAQRAKLVPDGTSAPSMVLERHGGGTLKLEELKGQVVMLDFWATWCPPCREEMPSLVKLAKEYEPQGLVFVAASRDDGPRAPKLVEAFMKRHLPDLQPYVVYASDEVAQAFQVTALPTLYFLDREGKVMDAQRGSMSEDALRRRIERALKQQ, encoded by the coding sequence GTGACGCAGGAAGGAATTGGAGCTCCACCGCCACCGCGGAAGGGCCTCGGCACGAAGGTGGCGCTGGGCCTGCTGGCGGCGCTGGGCTTGGCGGGCGTGGTGTACCTCGGGGTGATGGAGGCGCAGCGCGCGAAGCTGGTGCCGGACGGGACGTCCGCGCCTTCCATGGTGCTGGAGCGCCATGGCGGTGGGACGCTGAAGCTGGAGGAGCTCAAGGGCCAGGTGGTGATGCTGGACTTCTGGGCCACCTGGTGCCCGCCGTGCCGCGAGGAGATGCCCTCGCTGGTGAAGCTGGCCAAGGAGTACGAGCCGCAGGGGCTGGTCTTCGTGGCGGCCAGCCGCGACGACGGGCCCCGGGCCCCCAAGCTGGTGGAGGCCTTCATGAAGCGCCACCTGCCGGACCTGCAACCGTATGTCGTCTACGCGAGCGACGAGGTGGCGCAGGCCTTCCAGGTGACGGCGCTGCCCACGCTCTACTTCCTGGACCGCGAGGGCAAGGTGATGGACGCCCAGCGCGGCTCCATGTCCGAGGACGCCCTGCGCCGCCGCATCGAGCGCGCCCTGAAGCAGCAGTGA
- a CDS encoding tetratricopeptide repeat protein encodes MSWVLTLSLLAAAPAQGAPAAKTGPEVEALRAKATKLYRAKKYDEACALFAHVVKLAPEQGTAFADLGLCLQKQEKKDQARAAYHRALRLSDADPATRTNVYFNLAAFEDVTPPQVRLESTPTPRGHTLSTSSRVPCAPLPSSELSCKKELKACVEEWSSAKDPGPYADFRHLTASGFNLRIYGGGKPDGSVKQGVGFCDNAPAVGSVAQPPSQTCIYWSSNDDGQSCQTDDAPCMAELDVLAKDDGSCKLVYVDPCKGRVAVACEGARFKVKKRWVGEVMVVPAK; translated from the coding sequence ATGTCCTGGGTCCTCACGCTGTCGCTGCTGGCCGCGGCACCGGCGCAGGGCGCTCCGGCCGCGAAGACGGGCCCGGAAGTCGAAGCGCTCCGCGCGAAGGCGACGAAGCTCTACCGTGCGAAGAAGTACGACGAGGCCTGCGCGCTGTTCGCGCACGTCGTGAAGCTCGCGCCGGAGCAGGGCACCGCGTTCGCGGACCTCGGGCTGTGCCTGCAGAAGCAGGAGAAGAAGGACCAGGCTCGCGCCGCGTACCACCGGGCGCTCAGGCTGAGCGACGCGGACCCCGCCACCCGCACCAACGTCTACTTCAACCTCGCCGCGTTCGAGGATGTGACACCGCCCCAGGTCCGGCTGGAGTCGACCCCGACGCCCCGAGGCCACACGCTCTCGACGTCATCCCGTGTCCCCTGCGCGCCCCTGCCGTCCTCGGAGCTGAGCTGCAAGAAGGAGCTGAAGGCCTGCGTCGAGGAGTGGTCCTCCGCGAAGGACCCGGGCCCCTACGCGGACTTCCGGCACCTGACGGCGAGTGGCTTCAACCTGCGCATCTACGGCGGGGGCAAGCCGGACGGCTCCGTGAAGCAGGGCGTGGGGTTCTGCGACAACGCACCGGCCGTGGGCAGCGTCGCGCAGCCGCCCTCGCAGACCTGCATCTACTGGTCGAGCAACGATGATGGCCAGAGCTGCCAGACGGACGACGCGCCCTGCATGGCGGAGCTCGACGTCCTCGCGAAGGACGACGGGAGCTGCAAGCTCGTCTACGTCGACCCGTGCAAGGGCCGAGTGGCCGTCGCCTGCGAGGGCGCCCGCTTCAAGGTGAAGAAGCGCTGGGTGGGCGAGGTGATGGTGGTGCCCGCGAAGTAG
- a CDS encoding ISL3 family transposase, translated as METLYSLPGCRVEQVARGGSPKIVLVVHQESTGARCPSCRTPSNSVHSSYVRRPADLPSAGRAVKLEMHVRRFFCRNAQCPRRTFAERLPRLLAPRARRTRRLATAQCAVAMTAGAEAGARLLEPLAMPTSPDTLLRLIRRTPLPAPRDSRVVGVDDWALRKGRTYGSILVDIEAHRVVELLPDRSTPTLTAWLRRHPAIKVLTRDRSTEYAHAAALGAPDAQQVADRWHLLLNGRQMAERWLTGAHARLRSLPVVSREGVSPARRLTSFPRTHAEVRSREASRAQRVAAYEAVRRRVLAREPLARIHRTLRLAPSTVRKYATAEAFPERSVRAPGPSILAPFLEYLEERHSAGCENACSLWREIRARGFRGTSRQVHRWLQTRRTAPARTRPRAESGGDWWSNGKSPDPLASPKQLAWLCVKEPSELTPEDAATLARIRQDKEAARVMESTRRFCEVVRARSVTHGARRRSSCRPFEAWLGAARHCGVRAVETFAEGLQQDGDAVRAALTTPWSNAQAEGQITKLKFLKRQMYGRASFDLLRRRVLLTV; from the coding sequence ATGGAAACGCTGTACTCCCTTCCCGGTTGTCGAGTGGAGCAAGTGGCGCGCGGTGGCTCGCCGAAAATCGTCCTCGTGGTGCACCAGGAGAGCACTGGTGCCCGGTGTCCCTCCTGCCGGACGCCCAGCAACTCCGTGCACAGCAGCTACGTCCGCCGCCCCGCTGACCTGCCCTCCGCCGGGCGTGCCGTGAAACTGGAAATGCATGTGCGTCGCTTCTTCTGTCGAAACGCGCAATGCCCTCGCCGCACGTTCGCGGAGCGGCTGCCCCGCTTGCTGGCTCCTCGGGCCCGGCGAACGCGGCGGCTTGCCACCGCCCAGTGCGCCGTCGCCATGACAGCGGGTGCCGAGGCTGGAGCCAGACTGCTCGAGCCGCTGGCCATGCCAACCAGCCCCGACACGCTCCTGCGCCTGATTCGCCGTACTCCGCTGCCGGCGCCACGAGACTCCCGGGTGGTGGGCGTGGATGACTGGGCCCTGCGAAAGGGGCGCACCTACGGCTCCATTCTCGTCGACATCGAAGCGCACCGTGTCGTCGAGCTGCTGCCTGACCGCTCAACGCCGACGCTGACGGCGTGGCTGCGTCGCCACCCTGCTATCAAGGTCCTCACCAGAGACCGCTCGACGGAGTACGCACATGCAGCCGCACTCGGTGCTCCCGACGCTCAACAAGTAGCGGACCGCTGGCATCTGCTCCTCAATGGGAGGCAGATGGCGGAGCGCTGGCTGACGGGGGCGCACGCGCGCCTGCGCTCCCTGCCGGTCGTCTCGCGAGAGGGCGTTTCCCCAGCGCGTCGGCTCACCTCATTTCCACGCACTCATGCTGAAGTCCGCTCCCGTGAGGCGAGCCGAGCCCAGCGCGTGGCCGCGTACGAGGCAGTGCGGCGCCGAGTCCTCGCCAGGGAGCCGCTGGCGAGAATCCACCGCACCTTGAGACTGGCACCGAGCACGGTGCGAAAGTACGCCACCGCGGAAGCCTTTCCGGAGCGCTCGGTGCGCGCGCCCGGTCCGAGCATCCTTGCCCCATTTCTGGAGTACCTCGAGGAGCGTCATTCGGCGGGCTGCGAAAACGCCTGCTCGCTCTGGAGGGAGATTCGCGCACGAGGGTTTCGTGGCACGTCACGGCAGGTCCACCGCTGGCTCCAGACGCGCCGCACAGCTCCGGCGCGCACGAGGCCGCGCGCGGAGTCCGGCGGCGACTGGTGGTCCAATGGCAAGAGCCCCGACCCGCTCGCCTCCCCGAAGCAATTGGCCTGGCTGTGCGTGAAGGAACCGTCCGAACTCACACCCGAGGATGCAGCCACGCTGGCTCGCATCCGACAGGACAAGGAGGCCGCGCGCGTCATGGAGTCGACCCGACGCTTCTGCGAAGTGGTCCGCGCGCGGAGCGTTACGCACGGGGCCAGGCGACGCAGTTCCTGTAGGCCCTTCGAGGCGTGGCTGGGCGCGGCACGCCACTGCGGCGTGCGTGCGGTGGAGACCTTCGCCGAGGGGTTGCAGCAGGACGGGGATGCAGTCCGGGCGGCGCTGACCACGCCCTGGAGCAACGCCCAGGCGGAGGGGCAGATCACGAAGCTCAAGTTCCTCAAGCGTCAGATGTACGGCCGAGCCAGCTTCGACCTGCTGCGCCGTCGCGTGCTCCTCACCGTCTGA
- a CDS encoding CHAT domain-containing tetratricopeptide repeat protein, which yields MHRAATALALIILGCVACATVEHASTDSRLVEAQKLFEEGQELNEAAKYAEAVPLIERALELRESILGRTHLEVASCLNLLGEVHQEQGSYARAEPLLQHALAIREATLGNSHPDVAFSLHDLASIYKDQGLYARAEPLFQRALVILEATLGKSHPHVATALTSVAFLYRDQGLYARAEPLFQRALAITEAAYGSSHPHVAISLHNLALLYKVQGLYAQAEPLSQRALPILEAAYGKSHPFVANALNNLASLYWYQGLYTRAEPLFQRALAISEAAYGSSHPEIATSLNNLATIYRDQGLYARAEPLFQRALVIRETILGKNHPFVAHSLHNLALLYKDQGLYAQAEPLFQRALAISEAAYGSSHPEIATSLNNLATIYRDQGLYARAEPLFQRALAIREAILGKNHPLVALSLNDLARLHLAQRDLVGALLLFKRAFVASELHLRQQVFGFSEARLASSLRLLHEDEERLYSVVREHPEDAYVRYLAFSAALLRKGRSIEELADTSRIIFRNLEEADHESFERLRALRTQFSALTLAGPGSLSPTDYQQRLKELTDQATVIEEHLSRRSAPLRALSALPLPDEVIGHVAQTLPKNGALIEFIAYRDRPLVPTPGTHATKHPGQLRYLAFLLFADGRTEAIDLGPGEPIDAAALHLHGALARNSASYHLAARAFYKLAFRPLLPHLGKVQRLFLSPDGQLNLVPFAALHDGRRFLVDALDITYLTSGKDLLPHPEVSAAVTSVVIIGNPDFISRPAASTVATLSTLVPAERSASLEAFFSREVVEVDSPYTPLPGTQKEAETIHQLLPQAQLLLGSKATKHALLTLDTPGLLHIATHGFFREDAEGALLPDPLLRSGLVLAGASSPQEQSGPRYREDSIVTALELAGLDLWGTQLVVLSACDTGRGDIKPGQGVYGLRRALVSAGTESLVTSLWKVNDETSRELMESYYRNLLAGQRRAEALRTAMKALRQKHPKPYSWAPFIFIGKDTPLQGLAPTPSARPIP from the coding sequence ATGCATCGAGCAGCAACGGCCTTAGCGCTCATCATCCTTGGGTGTGTGGCATGCGCAACAGTGGAACATGCGTCAACAGACTCACGTTTGGTGGAAGCACAGAAGCTTTTTGAGGAGGGTCAGGAGCTGAACGAGGCGGCGAAGTATGCGGAAGCGGTCCCGTTGATCGAGCGCGCGCTGGAACTTCGTGAGTCCATCCTTGGAAGGACGCACCTGGAAGTTGCCAGTTGCCTCAACCTTCTCGGTGAGGTTCATCAAGAGCAGGGGAGCTACGCGCGCGCCGAACCGCTCCTTCAGCACGCATTGGCAATTCGGGAAGCCACCCTCGGCAACAGCCATCCTGACGTTGCCTTCTCTCTCCACGACCTCGCCAGCATCTACAAAGACCAGGGGCTCTACGCTCGGGCCGAGCCGCTGTTTCAGCGTGCGCTGGTGATTCTGGAAGCTACCCTCGGCAAGAGCCACCCCCACGTCGCCACCGCGCTCACAAGCGTCGCCTTCCTCTACAGGGACCAGGGGCTCTACGCACGGGCCGAGCCGCTGTTTCAACGTGCGCTGGCGATTACTGAAGCCGCCTACGGCAGCAGCCATCCCCACGTTGCCATCTCGCTCCACAACCTCGCTCTCCTCTACAAAGTCCAGGGGCTCTACGCACAGGCCGAGCCGCTGTCGCAACGTGCTCTGCCGATCCTGGAAGCCGCCTACGGCAAGAGCCATCCCTTCGTCGCCAACGCACTTAACAACCTCGCCAGCCTCTACTGGTACCAGGGGCTCTACACACGGGCCGAGCCGCTGTTTCAACGTGCGCTGGCGATTAGTGAAGCCGCCTACGGCAGCAGCCATCCCGAAATTGCCACCTCGTTAAATAACCTCGCCACCATCTACAGGGACCAGGGGCTCTACGCACGGGCCGAGCCGCTGTTTCAACGTGCGCTGGTAATTCGGGAAACCATCCTCGGCAAGAACCATCCCTTCGTTGCCCACTCGCTCCACAACCTCGCTCTCCTCTACAAAGACCAGGGGCTCTACGCCCAAGCCGAGCCGCTGTTTCAACGTGCGCTGGCGATTAGTGAAGCCGCCTACGGCAGCAGCCATCCCGAAATTGCCACCTCGTTGAATAACCTCGCCACCATCTACAGGGACCAGGGGCTCTACGCACGGGCCGAGCCGCTGTTTCAACGTGCGCTGGCAATTCGGGAAGCCATCCTCGGCAAGAATCATCCCCTCGTTGCTCTCTCTCTTAATGACCTTGCTCGACTCCACTTGGCTCAAAGGGACCTCGTTGGGGCCCTACTGCTCTTCAAGCGTGCGTTCGTTGCATCCGAACTGCACCTACGCCAGCAGGTCTTCGGCTTCTCCGAGGCGCGCTTGGCCAGTTCCCTGCGTCTGCTGCACGAAGATGAGGAACGCCTCTACTCTGTCGTCCGCGAACACCCGGAGGATGCCTACGTTCGCTACCTCGCATTCTCTGCCGCTTTGCTTCGCAAGGGCCGCTCCATCGAAGAACTCGCAGACACCTCTCGCATCATCTTTCGAAACCTGGAAGAAGCCGATCACGAATCATTTGAGCGCCTAAGAGCCTTGCGCACCCAGTTCTCCGCGCTGACGCTGGCAGGCCCCGGTTCGCTTTCGCCTACGGACTACCAGCAGCGCCTCAAGGAACTCACCGACCAAGCCACTGTTATTGAGGAGCACCTCTCCAGACGATCGGCACCGCTGCGTGCTCTCTCCGCGTTGCCTCTTCCCGATGAAGTCATCGGCCACGTCGCCCAAACGCTTCCTAAGAATGGCGCGCTCATCGAGTTCATCGCCTATCGCGACCGCCCACTTGTCCCCACGCCTGGAACTCACGCCACGAAGCACCCAGGCCAACTCCGTTATCTCGCGTTCCTGCTCTTCGCCGATGGCAGAACTGAGGCCATCGACCTGGGTCCTGGTGAGCCCATCGACGCCGCCGCACTGCACTTGCATGGCGCGCTTGCCCGCAACTCCGCCTCCTATCATCTCGCCGCCCGAGCATTCTATAAGCTCGCCTTCCGTCCTCTTCTGCCGCACCTGGGCAAGGTCCAGCGCCTATTTTTGTCGCCCGACGGCCAGCTCAATCTCGTCCCCTTCGCTGCACTCCACGATGGCCGCCGCTTTCTGGTGGATGCCTTGGACATTACCTATCTCACCTCGGGCAAAGACCTTTTGCCCCATCCCGAGGTCAGCGCCGCTGTGACTTCCGTGGTGATCATCGGCAACCCGGATTTCATCTCGCGCCCTGCCGCGTCCACCGTCGCTACTCTGTCCACTCTCGTTCCCGCTGAGCGCTCGGCCTCACTGGAAGCCTTTTTTTCGCGCGAAGTGGTGGAGGTTGATTCTCCCTACACACCGCTTCCCGGCACTCAGAAGGAGGCTGAAACCATTCACCAACTGCTCCCTCAAGCCCAATTGCTCCTGGGTTCCAAGGCCACGAAGCACGCCCTATTGACGCTGGACACGCCTGGCCTCCTCCACATCGCAACCCACGGCTTCTTTCGCGAGGATGCTGAAGGCGCTCTCCTTCCCGACCCCCTGCTGCGCTCGGGCCTCGTACTGGCGGGTGCCAGTTCACCGCAGGAGCAATCCGGCCCAAGATATCGTGAGGACTCGATCGTCACGGCGCTGGAACTTGCGGGACTCGACTTGTGGGGCACTCAGTTGGTCGTGCTGTCGGCCTGCGACACCGGCCGTGGCGACATCAAACCCGGCCAGGGAGTGTACGGACTGCGCCGTGCGCTGGTGAGCGCGGGTACCGAGTCCCTGGTGACCAGCCTGTGGAAGGTCAATGATGAGACCTCGCGCGAGCTAATGGAGAGCTATTACCGCAATCTCCTGGCCGGACAGAGGCGCGCCGAGGCTCTCCGTACGGCGATGAAGGCATTGCGCCAGAAGCACCCGAAGCCCTACTCTTGGGCGCCTTTCATCTTTATCGGAAAGGATACGCCCCTCCAGGGGCTGGCTCCGACCCCCTCAGCGCGGCCAATTCCCTGA